Proteins encoded by one window of Mycolicibacterium cosmeticum:
- the aqpZ gene encoding aquaporin Z: MSRPTMQHRLAAEFIGTFWLVLGGCGSAVFAAKFIAGDGTSLGIGFLGVALAFGLTVLTGVYAFGTISGGHFNPAVTLGAALARRVEWAALPLYWIAQVLGGLVAGGVIYFVASGQDGWSATGNMAANGYGAHSPGGFSLVAVLVTEIVLTAVFLLVILGSTDDRAPKGFAGLSIGLTLTLIHLISIPISNTSVNPARSTAVAFFNGDGAPAQLWAFWVAPLVGAAIAGVAYPFLFGVAEQLADRPDRDDALEQAR; this comes from the coding sequence ATGTCAAGACCGACCATGCAACACAGGCTGGCCGCAGAATTCATCGGAACGTTCTGGCTGGTCCTCGGCGGTTGCGGAAGTGCGGTGTTCGCCGCCAAGTTCATCGCCGGCGATGGCACCTCGTTGGGTATCGGATTCCTCGGCGTCGCACTGGCATTCGGCCTCACCGTGCTCACCGGCGTGTACGCCTTCGGCACCATCTCAGGTGGGCACTTCAACCCGGCGGTGACGCTCGGTGCGGCCCTGGCCCGCCGGGTGGAATGGGCGGCGCTGCCGCTGTATTGGATCGCGCAGGTGCTCGGCGGCCTGGTGGCCGGCGGTGTCATCTACTTCGTGGCCAGCGGCCAGGACGGCTGGAGCGCGACGGGCAACATGGCGGCCAACGGCTACGGCGCACACTCGCCCGGCGGGTTCTCCCTGGTGGCCGTGTTGGTCACCGAGATCGTGTTGACGGCGGTGTTCCTGCTGGTGATTCTCGGGTCCACCGACGACCGGGCGCCGAAAGGCTTTGCCGGCCTTTCCATCGGCCTCACACTGACCCTGATCCACCTGATCTCCATCCCCATCTCGAACACCTCGGTGAACCCGGCACGATCCACCGCGGTGGCGTTCTTCAACGGCGACGGCGCACCGGCCCAGTTGTGGGCGTTCTGGGTGGCGCCACTGGTCGGGGCCGCGATCGCCGGCGTGGCCTATCCGTTCCTGTTCGGTGTCGCCGAACAGCTCGCCGACCGGCCGGACCGCGACGACGCCCTGGAGCAGGCCCGCTGA
- a CDS encoding PaaI family thioesterase — translation MSGTSAAHPLTGPFPPHTAPGRFGIVNLAATPQHCAATMPVAGLCNPFTGTPTLAPLAVLVDHIAGFANHLRRPDGHWTVSSELTMEFTPDAHAVLAADPTTPVLAESRAVGAAAATSLSACDLSHRGIGIGVGTVRTFYIAVAAPALPDGPGPDSPGSDSPGPASPVPVPTALDELMAVEVAEAGGPGPLLVQHADPAVNNSMGAVHGGVAAAGLELVAAAALNTDRADQPLHTASLRVNYLRRLMSGGRAHYTATALHSGRSSGVANAQAFDADGRPALVGRLTAYL, via the coding sequence ATGTCTGGTACTTCAGCGGCCCACCCGCTCACGGGCCCCTTCCCGCCGCACACCGCCCCGGGCCGGTTCGGCATCGTCAACCTCGCGGCCACCCCACAGCACTGCGCCGCCACCATGCCGGTGGCCGGATTGTGCAACCCGTTCACCGGCACCCCGACCCTGGCACCCCTGGCCGTGCTGGTCGACCACATCGCCGGCTTCGCCAATCACCTGCGCCGCCCGGACGGGCACTGGACGGTGTCCAGCGAGCTGACCATGGAGTTCACCCCGGACGCGCACGCCGTCCTGGCCGCCGATCCGACCACTCCGGTGCTGGCCGAGAGCCGGGCCGTGGGCGCCGCGGCCGCCACCTCGCTGTCGGCCTGCGACCTCAGCCACCGCGGCATCGGCATCGGGGTGGGGACCGTCCGGACGTTCTACATCGCCGTGGCCGCACCGGCACTGCCGGACGGCCCCGGCCCCGACTCACCCGGCTCCGACTCACCCGGCCCCGCTTCACCGGTACCGGTCCCCACCGCCCTGGACGAATTGATGGCCGTGGAGGTGGCCGAGGCCGGTGGCCCGGGCCCGCTGCTGGTCCAGCACGCCGATCCGGCGGTGAACAACAGCATGGGCGCGGTGCACGGCGGCGTGGCCGCGGCCGGGCTGGAACTGGTGGCCGCCGCCGCGCTCAACACCGACCGGGCCGACCAGCCGTTGCACACCGCGTCGCTGCGGGTGAACTATCTGCGCCGGCTCATGTCCGGTGGCCGCGCGCACTACACCGCAACGGCGCTGCACAGCGGACGCAGCAGCGGCGTCGCCAATGCCCAAGCGTTCGACGCCGACGGCCGGCCGGCGCTGGTGGGCAGGCTCACCGCGTATCTCTGA